TCCAGAACTTCAACCTCTGGCCCCATCGTACTGTGCTGGAGAACCTCATCGAAGCGCCGATCCAGGTGCTGCGCGAAAGCCGGGCCGAAGCCATCGAACGCGCCGAAGCCTTGCTCGACCGGGTTGGCCTGGCCGCCAAGCGCAACGAATACCCGGCGTTCCTCTCTGGCGGCCAGCAACAGCGCGTGGCCATCGCCCGCGCCCTGGCCATGCGCCCCAAAGTCATGCTGTTCGACGAACCCACCTCGGCCCTCGACCCGGAACTGGTGGGCGAAGTGCTGCGGGTGATTCGCTCGCTGGCCGAAGAAGGCCGCACCATGATCCTGGTGACCCATGAAATGGCGTTCGCCCGGGATGTGTCATCCAAAGTGGCTTTTCTGCACCAAGGCTTGATCGAGGAAACCGGCTCGCCGGACTCAGTGTTTATCGACCCACGCAGTGAACGTTGCCGGCAATTCGTCAACGCGCATCAAACTCGCTAACTCCAAAAAAAGACGGAACAAGATCATGAAATCCAAACGATTGGCAAAGTGGTTGAGCAGTGCAGTGTTGATGCTGGCGGCAGGTTCGGCGCTCGCGGCGGAAAAACCCATTGTGTTCGCGGTGGCGGCGGAACCCTACCCACCGTTCACGGTGAAGGGCGGTAACGGGGAGTGGACGGGCTTTGAAGTGGACCTGATCCATAAGCTCTGCGGCTTGATGAAGGCTGAGTGCCAAATCAAGGAAGTGGCGTGGGACGGGATTATTCCGTCTCTGTTGGCGAAGAAAATCGACGTGATCTTCTCCTCGATGTCGGTCACCGACGAGCGTGAAAAACAAATTGCCTTCAGCCGCGCCTACTACGATTCGCTGCTTGGCATCGCCGGGCCCAAGGGCACCAGCGTCGAGGTCTCGCCGGCAGGCCTGAAGGGCAAGATCATTGGCGTGCAGATCTCCACGGTCAGCGCCAACTACCTGAAGAAGTACTACGAGAACATTGCGGACCTTAAGTACTACGACACGCAAGAGTCGGCCAACGCCGACCTGATCGCCGGGCGCACCGACCTGATGATGGCCGACGGCATCGCCATCGCCATGATGGTGAAAACCCCTGAAGCCCAGGGCCTGGCCGAGATCGCCGAAGTGCCTTATGACCCGGTGATTGGCCGCGGTGTAGGCGCCGGCCTGCGCAAGGAAGACACCGAACTCAAGGCCCGGCTGGACAAGGCCATCGGCGAGTTGCTGGTAAGCAAGGACTACGCTGACCTCTCGCAGAGCGTGTTTGGTGTGTCGGTCAGCCCTTGCAAGCGCGCTGATACCCCGGCCTATGTCAGCAAAGTCTGCGACAGCCCCTACACAAACTAACCCTTTAGCGAGGGCGCTGTTGTGGTGAGGGAGCTTGCTCCCGCTGGGGTGCGAAGCGCCCCCAAAAAATGGGCCTGCTGCGCAGTCCAGCGGGAGCAAGCTCCCTCGCCACAGCAAGCTCCCTGGCCACAGTAAGCTCCCTGGCCACAGGGTCACTGCGTGTCATCGAAATAGGGAGCAGCGATGTTCGATCTACTCAGCTTCAGCGAACAAGGTTGGGGCAACGCATTGCTCAAAGGGTTATGGATGACCCTGCAGATCTCTGCCGGCTCGTTTGCAGTGGGGCTGTTGATTGGCCTGGTGGTGGCCTGCGCCAAGCTCAGTGCACCCCGGCCCATCGTTGTGCTGATGCGCGGCTACACCACGGTGTTTCGCGCAGTGCCCGAGCTGCTGTTGATTTTGCTGCTGTACTACGCAGGCTCGATGGGCCTTAACGTGCTGATGCTGTGGCTGGGGTTCGAGCAGTTCAACATCAGCGGCCCGCTGGTGGCGGTGCTGGTACTGGGGCTGGTGCAGGGCGCGTACGCCTCGGAGATTTTTCGTGCGGCAATCCTGGCGATTCCCCATGGCCAGATCGAAGCGGCGCGGGCCTTTGGCTTGAGCGGCCTTGGCCTGTTCCGCCGCGTGACTCTGCCGATCATGGCGCCGTACGCGCTGGCCGGCATGTCCAACCTGTGGATCAACCTGATCAAGGACAGCGCGTTGATCAGCGTGGTGGGCACCAACGAACTGCTGTACACCGCCAAGCAGGCGGCAGGCTCCACCCGGCATTACCTGTTGTTCTACCTCACGGCCGCCGCCTTGTATTACCTGGTGACGCTGGCTTCCAACTACCTGTCCGGGCGCCTGGAGCGACGTATTCGTCGCTGGATGCCGGTTGTCGAGTGAGCCGCACATGCCTGAGTGGATAAGTTATTACGCAGGGCTGATCGCCAAGGGTTTGCAGACGACCCTGTCACTGCTGGTGATCTCGGCGCTGTTGGGCTTTGCCCTGGCGGTGGTGGTGGCGTTGGCGCGGTTGTCCCGGCGCAAGTGGCTGGCCCGTTGTGCGCTGGCCTACACCAGCGTGCTGCGGGGCACTCCGTTGCTGATCCAGATCTACATTTTCTACTACGGCCTGGGCAGCCTGTTCGCCCAGTTCCCGATGATACGCGGGAGTTTCCTGTGGCCGTTCCTGCGGGACGGTTACTGGTACATCGTGTTCGCGCTGGTGCTGTCGGTGGGCGCGTACGTCGGTGAAGTGATTCGCGGCGGGTTACTGGCAGTGCCCAAGGGTGAAATGGAAGCCGCCTCGGCGTTTGGTATGACGCCACGCCAGGCGCTGTTGCGAGTACGCTTGCCACGCGCCATGCGCCTGTTGCTGCCGACCCTGGCGGGGGAGACGGTGATGCTGCTCAAGTCCACTGCACTGGCCTCGACCATCGCGGTGGTCGACCTGCTGGGTGCCGCCAACGTGGTGCGCGCCCAGACCTTGCAGATCTACCAGCCGCTGCTGTTGGTGGCAGGGGTTTACCTGTGCCTGACCTTTTTGATCGAAGCCATGTACGCGATTGCCGAGCGGCGCGGCACACCGTTGCGCAGGTCTGCCGGATGAAAACCGATCGCTCGTTGCAAGGGATTGCCCTGTGCTCACTGGCCTATGCGTTCCTGGCCTTGCAGGACGCCGGGATCAAATGGCTGGTGGCCGACTATTCGGTGTTCACCATCCTGTTCTGGCGCAGCCTGGTGGTGGTTGCAGCGTGCGTGATCGCCGGGCGCCTGGGCTTGCTCAAGCGTGCCTGGCACTCGGTCAGCCGCAAACTGTTGATCATCCGCGGCCTGCTCTCGCTGCTGGCCTGGCTGCTGTACTACACCGCCGCCAAGGACCTGACCCTGGCGGAAATGACCACCCTGTATTTTTCCGCGCCGATCATGGTCACGTTACTCGCAGCGCTGATCCTCAAGGAGCGCGCCAGCCGGGGCCAGTGGATTTCGCTGATCATCGGTTTTGTCGGTGTGGTGATTGCCTGTCGTCCCGGCAACCTGCTCGACCCGCTGCCGATTGGCCTGACGCTGGCGGCTGCGCTGTGCTGGGCATTTACCTATATCCAGCTGCGCCAGGTGGACGACAACACCTCGGTGCTGGAGCAGATGCTGATCACCAATGTGGTGTTTGTGGTGTGCATGGCCGTGACCCTGCCCTGGACTCACACACCGTCACCCACACCCGCATGGCTGGGCATGCTTGGCGCCGGGCTGGTGGGCGGGATTGGCCAGTTCCTGCTGTTTGCGAGTTTTCGCCGGGCCACGGCCACGCTGTTGGCGCCGTTTGAATACAGCGGGTTGATCTGGGCATTCCTGCTGTCGAGCCTGGTGTGGGGCACGGTGATGGATGTGTCGCTGATCTTCGGCGCGGTGCTGATCGCCATCAGCGGCACCCTGGCCATGTTCAGCGCCCGGCACCACGTGTCAC
This genomic window from Pseudomonas sp. Bout1 contains:
- a CDS encoding transporter substrate-binding domain-containing protein, whose product is MKSKRLAKWLSSAVLMLAAGSALAAEKPIVFAVAAEPYPPFTVKGGNGEWTGFEVDLIHKLCGLMKAECQIKEVAWDGIIPSLLAKKIDVIFSSMSVTDEREKQIAFSRAYYDSLLGIAGPKGTSVEVSPAGLKGKIIGVQISTVSANYLKKYYENIADLKYYDTQESANADLIAGRTDLMMADGIAIAMMVKTPEAQGLAEIAEVPYDPVIGRGVGAGLRKEDTELKARLDKAIGELLVSKDYADLSQSVFGVSVSPCKRADTPAYVSKVCDSPYTN
- a CDS encoding ABC transporter permease subunit codes for the protein MFDLLSFSEQGWGNALLKGLWMTLQISAGSFAVGLLIGLVVACAKLSAPRPIVVLMRGYTTVFRAVPELLLILLLYYAGSMGLNVLMLWLGFEQFNISGPLVAVLVLGLVQGAYASEIFRAAILAIPHGQIEAARAFGLSGLGLFRRVTLPIMAPYALAGMSNLWINLIKDSALISVVGTNELLYTAKQAAGSTRHYLLFYLTAAALYYLVTLASNYLSGRLERRIRRWMPVVE
- a CDS encoding ABC transporter permease subunit, with product MPEWISYYAGLIAKGLQTTLSLLVISALLGFALAVVVALARLSRRKWLARCALAYTSVLRGTPLLIQIYIFYYGLGSLFAQFPMIRGSFLWPFLRDGYWYIVFALVLSVGAYVGEVIRGGLLAVPKGEMEAASAFGMTPRQALLRVRLPRAMRLLLPTLAGETVMLLKSTALASTIAVVDLLGAANVVRAQTLQIYQPLLLVAGVYLCLTFLIEAMYAIAERRGTPLRRSAG
- a CDS encoding DMT family transporter; this translates as MKTDRSLQGIALCSLAYAFLALQDAGIKWLVADYSVFTILFWRSLVVVAACVIAGRLGLLKRAWHSVSRKLLIIRGLLSLLAWLLYYTAAKDLTLAEMTTLYFSAPIMVTLLAALILKERASRGQWISLIIGFVGVVIACRPGNLLDPLPIGLTLAAALCWAFTYIQLRQVDDNTSVLEQMLITNVVFVVCMAVTLPWTHTPSPTPAWLGMLGAGLVGGIGQFLLFASFRRATATLLAPFEYSGLIWAFLLSSLVWGTVMDVSLIFGAVLIAISGTLAMFSARHHVSQDVVGAECSVTQPLYPAAADVQPVGGAERAGVEAPLEPESVEHRR